One window of Thermoplasma sp. Kam2015 genomic DNA carries:
- a CDS encoding 30S ribosomal protein S19 — protein sequence MVVNKQGSVKSIKRKARKSRKVVSGRAKEFSYKGYSLEDLQKMSLEELIKILPARARRTLSREPNYEQKKLMEKLEGDEEDIKTHVRDVIILPNYVGKIVEVYNGNSYFKFEIKPEMIGHYLGEFVMTRKEVKHSGPGVGATRSSKFMPLK from the coding sequence ATGGTCGTTAATAAACAGGGCTCTGTTAAATCAATAAAGAGAAAGGCAAGGAAGTCAAGGAAGGTAGTGAGTGGCAGGGCTAAAGAGTTCAGCTATAAGGGTTATTCCCTTGAGGATCTCCAGAAGATGAGTCTAGAGGAACTCATTAAGATCCTGCCAGCAAGAGCAAGGAGAACTCTTTCCAGGGAGCCGAACTACGAGCAGAAGAAACTCATGGAAAAGCTCGAAGGAGACGAGGAGGACATAAAAACCCATGTCAGAGACGTCATAATCCTTCCAAACTATGTTGGCAAGATAGTTGAAGTTTACAACGGGAACAGTTACTTCAAGTTCGAAATTAAGCCAGAGATGATTGGGCACTATCTGGGAGAATTCGTGATGACAAGAAAGGAGGTAAAGCACTCTGGGCCTGGTGTAGGTGCTACTCGTTCGTCTAAATTCATGCCGCTGAAGTGA
- the twy1 gene encoding 4-demethylwyosine synthase TYW1 encodes MQNLYADIYRKEHYGLVGNHSAVKVCHWTKDELLGGPGCYKNTFYGIKSHQCIQMTPALNACTENCAFCWRFQGFDSMHISNEDDPEYILEESIKQHLKLISGFKGNPKVSKEIWEEATHPKHMAISLTGEPTLYSRLGELIAAAKKRGISTFLVTNGTLPSVLERLDPLPTQLYVTVAAPNKKIFNELLNPSIGNGWENLMRTLELLPSLDTRIVIRHTLVHGVNMPYLDEYEMLDKKADPDFIEAKGYVHVGSSMTKLMASNMPSHTEILEFSHDLADRMGYTFVADRVESRVAMIAKDPSKAKIDFSSV; translated from the coding sequence GTGCAGAACCTTTATGCGGATATCTATCGTAAGGAACATTACGGGCTCGTGGGCAATCATTCTGCCGTGAAAGTTTGCCACTGGACAAAAGATGAGCTCCTCGGCGGTCCCGGTTGTTATAAGAATACATTCTATGGAATAAAATCACATCAGTGTATACAGATGACACCGGCTTTGAACGCCTGCACCGAAAATTGTGCATTTTGCTGGCGTTTTCAGGGCTTCGACTCAATGCACATATCCAATGAAGACGATCCAGAATACATACTGGAGGAGAGCATCAAGCAGCATCTGAAGCTGATCTCTGGATTCAAGGGCAATCCAAAGGTTTCAAAGGAGATATGGGAGGAAGCAACTCATCCAAAGCATATGGCAATATCGCTGACTGGCGAGCCAACTCTCTACTCGAGATTGGGCGAACTGATAGCTGCAGCCAAAAAGCGTGGCATCAGTACTTTCCTGGTCACCAATGGAACGCTGCCATCCGTACTTGAGAGGCTGGATCCTCTTCCGACGCAGCTTTATGTGACTGTTGCAGCTCCCAATAAGAAGATATTCAATGAACTTCTGAATCCATCGATAGGAAATGGGTGGGAGAATCTGATGAGAACGCTTGAACTTCTGCCAAGCCTTGACACAAGGATCGTCATCAGGCATACCCTCGTACATGGTGTCAATATGCCGTACCTGGATGAATATGAAATGCTTGATAAAAAGGCCGATCCGGATTTCATAGAGGCAAAGGGCTACGTACATGTTGGTTCGTCGATGACAAAACTTATGGCATCCAATATGCCGTCACATACAGAGATCCTTGAATTCTCACACGATCTTGCGGACAGAATGGGATACACCTTTGTTGCAGACAGGGTTGAAAGCAGGGTAGCTATGATCGCAAAGGATCCATCAAAGGCAAAGATAGATTTCAGCAGCGTTTAA
- a CDS encoding 50S ribosomal protein L2: MGKHIIPQRRGHGSLVYRSPSHRHLADIKHVAPGSYVVRDIVHAPGRNAPLLELMSNDGKKAYQIAFTGAYVGQNIVAGNVDNVAPGTTTVLANIPDGSYVYNIESSPGDGGEFCRSAGTFALVVSHGQHVTLKLPSGRMRDFDPRCRATVGVVAASGLKDPPILKAGTHVHYLRSKAKRPYTVRGVAMNAVNHPHGGGNHQHVGRPSTVGRNAPPGRKVGRLSPKRRRVNGR, translated from the coding sequence ATGGGTAAACATATAATTCCGCAGAGAAGAGGACATGGAAGCCTGGTTTACAGGAGTCCAAGTCACAGGCATCTAGCAGATATAAAACATGTTGCACCAGGATCATATGTGGTAAGGGACATAGTCCATGCGCCGGGCAGGAACGCCCCCCTCTTGGAATTGATGAGCAACGATGGAAAGAAGGCATACCAGATAGCTTTCACCGGAGCCTATGTTGGGCAGAACATAGTCGCTGGAAATGTGGATAACGTTGCGCCTGGCACAACGACGGTTCTCGCAAATATACCTGATGGAAGCTATGTATACAATATAGAGAGCAGTCCGGGAGATGGGGGAGAATTCTGCAGAAGTGCAGGTACGTTTGCACTAGTTGTTTCACACGGACAGCATGTGACATTGAAGCTGCCGTCCGGTAGAATGAGAGATTTCGATCCAAGATGCAGAGCAACGGTTGGTGTGGTGGCAGCTTCAGGTCTTAAGGATCCACCGATCCTCAAGGCAGGTACGCATGTTCATTACCTTAGGAGCAAGGCGAAGCGTCCGTATACGGTAAGGGGTGTTGCTATGAATGCTGTGAATCATCCGCATGGAGGCGGAAACCACCAGCATGTAGGTAGGCCAAGTACCGTTGGAAGGAACGCTCCGCCAGGAAGGAAGGTAGGAAGGCTTTCACCGAAGAGGAGGAGAGTAAATGGTCGTTAA
- the rpl4p gene encoding 50S ribosomal protein L4, producing MNTKVPIYSISGETKGEIDLPEIFDTEVREDLIRKAFRAISLSMRQPYGSSPLAGMRRVGHTTRPGLGISRMPRIAGGSRVVGIASAVGGKSAHSPRVTKNLYVKINDKERKIAKYSAIALTASSEAVKRRGHRFKEDLKLPIVVEDGLEGIAKTKDAIALLKNIGVYEDIERSSEGKHIRAGRGKMRGRKYRQPKSVLIVAKNSSALKAFRSLPGVDVASPNSLSIRKLAPGGVGGRLTIFTEGAIESLKEVNP from the coding sequence TTGAATACGAAGGTACCAATTTATTCAATTTCTGGTGAAACTAAGGGAGAGATCGATCTTCCAGAGATATTCGATACAGAGGTTAGAGAGGATCTCATAAGGAAGGCCTTCAGAGCTATTTCGCTTTCTATGAGGCAACCCTATGGCTCGTCACCTCTAGCTGGAATGAGGAGAGTGGGCCATACCACCAGACCAGGACTTGGCATTTCGAGAATGCCAAGGATAGCAGGTGGATCCAGGGTGGTCGGCATAGCCAGTGCTGTAGGTGGAAAAAGTGCGCATTCACCAAGGGTCACCAAGAATCTCTACGTCAAGATAAATGACAAGGAAAGAAAGATCGCAAAGTATTCTGCAATTGCACTCACAGCATCATCCGAAGCTGTCAAAAGGAGGGGACACAGGTTCAAGGAAGATCTTAAACTTCCAATCGTGGTGGAAGATGGTCTCGAAGGTATAGCAAAAACGAAGGATGCTATAGCACTGCTGAAGAATATAGGGGTGTACGAGGATATTGAAAGATCCAGTGAGGGAAAGCATATCAGAGCGGGTCGTGGAAAGATGAGAGGAAGAAAATACAGGCAGCCGAAGAGTGTGCTTATAGTTGCAAAGAACTCTTCCGCCCTGAAGGCATTCAGATCTCTGCCTGGGGTTGATGTGGCATCTCCGAACTCGCTCAGCATAAGGAAACTTGCCCCGGGTGGCGTGGGCGGCAGGCTTACCATATTCACTGAAGGTGCGATTGAATCACTGAAGGAGGTGAATCCATGA
- a CDS encoding TIGR01777 family oxidoreductase: protein MDIVVSGGTGLIGKAITEIPGNNYFIITRGGSKTEGNISFVNWNELERIRRCDVVINLSGFNIGSKRWNHKIKEEIIRSRIESTRSMVKFIASLEEKPDVFLSGSAIGYYGYDDNSTFDESSPPGTGFLAELANAWEDEALKASKLTRTVLLRTSNVLSSRGGFLSRIMNTRSRRVYYFGSGVQPVSWIHLEDYVSAVSFLIENETISGPVNMASPSPVSFSELAGVISKEKGYKTMRIPDLIGRIILGSEMYRELMSGQKVIPKKLLDSGFQFKYPDIESAVRNL, encoded by the coding sequence ATGGACATAGTGGTATCAGGTGGCACTGGGCTCATAGGAAAGGCGATAACAGAGATCCCTGGGAATAATTATTTCATAATAACGCGTGGAGGATCCAAAACAGAGGGGAACATAAGCTTTGTGAACTGGAACGAACTCGAAAGGATAAGAAGATGCGATGTGGTGATAAATCTCTCTGGGTTCAACATAGGTTCAAAACGTTGGAATCACAAGATCAAGGAAGAAATAATAAGGAGCAGAATAGAAAGTACAAGGTCCATGGTTAAATTCATAGCATCCCTTGAAGAGAAGCCTGATGTTTTCCTCTCTGGATCGGCTATAGGCTACTATGGATATGATGATAACAGCACATTCGATGAAAGCTCACCGCCGGGAACAGGATTCCTGGCTGAGCTTGCGAATGCATGGGAGGATGAGGCGCTTAAAGCCTCAAAACTAACCAGAACGGTACTGCTGAGGACTTCTAACGTACTGAGCAGTCGTGGAGGATTTTTATCCAGAATAATGAATACACGTTCCAGAAGAGTATACTATTTTGGTTCAGGGGTCCAGCCAGTTTCATGGATTCATCTTGAAGATTATGTCAGCGCAGTCAGCTTCCTTATAGAGAATGAGACCATAAGTGGACCGGTAAATATGGCTTCGCCTTCGCCAGTTTCGTTCAGCGAACTAGCAGGCGTCATATCAAAAGAGAAAGGCTATAAGACCATGCGCATTCCGGATCTGATAGGCCGCATTATCCTTGGATCCGAGATGTACAGGGAATTGATGAGTGGGCAAAAGGTGATCCCGAAGAAGCTTCTGGACTCAGGATTCCAATTCAAATATCCGGATATAGAATCTGCAGTAAGAAATCTCTAG
- the thiE gene encoding thiamine phosphate synthase — MRDKSKKLSGLYLVTQDYFGEEFYRIIEEAIIGGVDIVQYRDKTNPMELRRNVARKVKDICSRYDIPFFIDDDVSLAIEIDSDGVHIGKDDMPLPEARRLFSGFIGYSTYGDREMAIYAEQNGADYVAFGPFFHTGTKKDAGIYDIGVLKDIHRYVDIPVFVIGGISRSNVSAFSGYDIDGIAVVSAIFSSPDPRSAARDLKEAFQNSVIRSSRSDDRTN, encoded by the coding sequence ATGAGGGATAAAAGCAAGAAACTGAGCGGTCTATACCTCGTCACTCAGGATTATTTCGGTGAGGAATTCTACAGGATAATAGAGGAAGCCATAATTGGTGGTGTAGATATAGTTCAATACAGGGATAAAACTAATCCAATGGAGCTAAGGAGGAATGTTGCCAGAAAGGTCAAGGATATATGTTCAAGGTATGATATACCATTCTTCATAGATGATGACGTTAGTCTTGCAATCGAGATAGATTCTGATGGCGTTCACATAGGTAAGGATGACATGCCGTTGCCGGAGGCCAGAAGGCTTTTCAGCGGTTTCATAGGTTATTCAACATATGGTGACAGAGAGATGGCCATATACGCTGAGCAGAACGGAGCCGATTATGTGGCGTTCGGACCATTCTTTCACACAGGAACAAAGAAGGATGCAGGTATTTACGATATTGGCGTCCTGAAGGATATTCACAGATACGTTGACATACCCGTGTTCGTAATAGGCGGTATCAGCAGATCGAACGTCTCTGCATTCTCTGGATATGATATTGATGGAATCGCAGTGGTGTCAGCCATTTTTTCATCTCCAGATCCCAGGTCTGCAGCTAGAGATCTGAAGGAGGCGTTTCAAAACTCGGTGATACGATCTAGCAGATCCGATGATCGAACCAATTAG
- a CDS encoding DedA family protein — translation MSTTERTRKDALKEKVVVSARSLILKVNPTGDQELGKYAYYGFIFSLLILFASVVALTNAYIHYVNISSYYSYERRILSPFSLTGYEGMFFVVAFAPLPDYLIIPFYGYLSSIGEFNIFAAFFVSVLAMLFEMGIEYAGGRLAGRAILLKALSYFKITEKDLEAADKWIQDHGPFSIFVATFIPYFKNVTSLAAGTLKMNAPWFFLSNFAGFAIRFGLLIYIGYSGIYVLTPSFDYEHRLAIAILGVISLLYLIAYLINKANRIIASRTKRMKG, via the coding sequence ATGAGTACAACAGAGAGGACAAGAAAAGACGCGTTGAAGGAAAAAGTTGTAGTAAGTGCGAGATCCTTGATACTGAAGGTCAATCCTACTGGCGATCAGGAACTTGGGAAATATGCCTATTACGGATTTATCTTTTCCCTGCTGATACTGTTTGCATCGGTTGTGGCTCTAACCAACGCATACATACATTATGTCAACATCTCGTCTTATTACTCCTATGAGAGAAGGATACTGTCCCCCTTCTCTTTAACGGGATATGAAGGTATGTTCTTTGTTGTGGCCTTTGCCCCTCTTCCAGATTATCTCATAATACCATTCTACGGATACCTGTCGTCCATAGGCGAGTTCAACATATTTGCGGCATTCTTTGTCTCAGTTCTCGCAATGCTCTTTGAGATGGGTATAGAATATGCTGGTGGAAGACTTGCTGGCAGGGCAATACTGCTCAAGGCACTCTCTTATTTCAAGATAACCGAAAAGGATCTTGAGGCCGCAGATAAATGGATACAAGATCATGGCCCTTTTTCAATATTCGTTGCCACCTTCATACCCTATTTCAAAAATGTGACTTCGCTGGCAGCTGGAACGCTGAAGATGAATGCACCCTGGTTCTTTCTTTCAAACTTTGCCGGTTTCGCCATAAGGTTTGGCCTTCTTATATACATAGGATATTCAGGGATATATGTGCTGACCCCGTCCTTTGATTACGAACATAGATTGGCCATAGCGATATTGGGTGTAATTTCACTGCTCTATCTCATAGCGTACCTGATCAACAAGGCAAACAGGATAATAGCCAGCAGAACAAAAAGGATGAAAGGGTGA
- a CDS encoding 50S ribosomal protein L23, with product MKGDVIISPLSTEKTALMAEKENKLTLIVRREANKEMIKKEVEERFGVKVEEINVLITKKGKKAIVKLAKEFSAEEIAERIGVF from the coding sequence ATGAAGGGCGATGTGATAATATCACCTCTTTCCACAGAAAAAACTGCTTTAATGGCTGAAAAGGAGAATAAGCTGACGCTGATAGTCAGGAGAGAAGCAAACAAGGAAATGATAAAGAAAGAGGTAGAGGAAAGGTTCGGAGTGAAGGTTGAAGAGATCAACGTACTCATAACGAAAAAAGGAAAGAAGGCAATAGTAAAGCTGGCAAAGGAGTTCTCGGCTGAAGAGATAGCCGAGCGTATTGGTGTATTCTGA
- a CDS encoding site-2 protease family protein, whose translation MNGIYLFVILLFSWIAAVYFLSPYIRKSKHFSLFGPAIMLKFVKNRGVIESISKKFPAKMFSRVSVIIVILAGIVALISLAYSAYLASFIRPSQAPPVTEFLGIPGINPVIPIGYGIVALVISVVIHELMHGVTAKRHGLKVDSVGVLFFIVPVGAFVEPDESEMMQADPVVRRRIFAAGPGINIIIGVLLAIIISTIMFSSAVPMHQGVYVQSSDTTVNPSIIPGNEIIAIGNYTGNNVTNALINSNLPPGTNVSVSLFNGKTVEHVQAMAGIVIISTLPGYPAANVSVPSNSILLSINNTEIRNETVLADVLDAIPPGNTISMKVLVMPSHTVKTYNMTTTSAYRYYAQYDPSANNPAYKGYSFIGISISYMGITGYQMGEIRDLIFMRGFYSNPVEGFIEAIGLPFYGFNPVPSAMADLFSVPFSPLIFWGMVNTFYWFFWINILLGITNALPFAFFDGGQFFKDTLIILGRRFKALSSEKVVNQVMYLMSFLVLFLIMWELIIPRII comes from the coding sequence ATGAATGGGATATACTTATTTGTAATACTCCTCTTCTCATGGATAGCTGCGGTTTATTTTCTTTCACCATATATCAGAAAATCAAAGCATTTTTCTCTCTTTGGTCCTGCAATAATGCTGAAATTTGTAAAAAACAGAGGAGTTATAGAGAGTATATCCAAGAAATTTCCAGCAAAAATGTTCTCAAGGGTTTCAGTTATAATTGTGATTTTGGCTGGAATAGTTGCGCTCATAAGCCTGGCGTATAGCGCATATCTTGCCTCGTTCATCAGACCGAGCCAGGCCCCACCCGTAACCGAATTTCTTGGTATACCTGGCATAAACCCTGTTATACCCATAGGATATGGTATTGTAGCGCTGGTTATCTCTGTGGTCATCCATGAGCTGATGCATGGAGTCACGGCCAAGAGACATGGGCTCAAGGTTGACTCCGTTGGAGTACTATTCTTCATAGTCCCGGTTGGTGCGTTTGTGGAACCGGATGAATCAGAGATGATGCAGGCCGATCCGGTTGTGAGAAGGAGAATATTCGCGGCCGGTCCGGGCATAAATATAATAATTGGTGTCCTGCTGGCCATCATAATCTCCACCATAATGTTCTCCTCTGCTGTACCGATGCATCAGGGTGTCTACGTGCAGAGCTCAGATACGACTGTCAATCCATCGATAATCCCTGGCAATGAGATAATAGCCATAGGCAATTATACAGGAAATAATGTTACCAACGCTCTCATAAACTCCAATCTTCCTCCGGGCACGAACGTCTCAGTCAGTCTGTTCAATGGAAAAACAGTGGAACATGTCCAGGCCATGGCCGGTATAGTGATAATTTCAACTCTGCCCGGTTATCCAGCAGCAAATGTGAGCGTACCATCAAACTCTATACTTCTCTCAATAAACAATACAGAGATAAGGAATGAAACCGTTCTTGCCGATGTTCTGGACGCCATACCACCGGGAAATACTATCTCGATGAAGGTTTTGGTGATGCCCTCCCACACTGTAAAAACCTATAATATGACCACAACATCGGCATACAGATATTACGCACAGTACGATCCAAGTGCCAATAATCCCGCATATAAGGGATACAGCTTCATCGGGATCTCGATCTCCTATATGGGCATAACGGGCTACCAAATGGGTGAGATAAGAGATCTGATCTTCATGCGCGGCTTCTATTCGAATCCAGTTGAGGGCTTCATAGAAGCCATAGGTCTACCGTTCTACGGATTCAATCCTGTGCCCTCAGCAATGGCGGATCTGTTTTCTGTTCCTTTCAGTCCGCTTATCTTCTGGGGAATGGTAAATACATTCTACTGGTTTTTCTGGATAAACATACTTCTCGGCATAACCAACGCACTTCCCTTTGCCTTCTTCGATGGTGGGCAGTTTTTCAAAGACACTCTGATAATTTTAGGTAGAAGATTCAAAGCCCTGTCCAGTGAAAAGGTAGTGAATCAGGTGATGTATTTGATGAGCTTCCTTGTCCTGTTCCTCATAATGTGGGAGCTCATAATACCGAGGATAATATAA
- the thsB gene encoding thermosome subunit beta, producing MIAGQPIFILKEGTKRESGKDAMKENIEAAIAISNSVRSSLGPRGMDKMLVDSLGDIVITNDGVTILKEMDVEHPAAKMMVEVSKTQDSFVGDGTTTAVIIAGGLLQQAQGLINQNVHPTVISEGYRMASEEAKRVIDEVSTKIDKDEKALLIKMAQTSLNSKSASVAKDKLAEISYEAVKSVAELRDGKYYVDFDNIQVVKKQGGAIDDTQLINGIIVDKEKVHPGMPDVVKDAKIALLDAPLEIKKPEFDTNLRIEDPSMIQKFLAQEENMLREMVDKIKSVGANVVITQKGIDDMAQHYLSRAGIYAVRRVKKSDMDKLAKATGASIVSTIDEISSSDLGSAEKVEQVKVGEDYMTFVTGCKNPKAVSILVRGETEHVVDEMERSITDSLHVVASALEDGAYTAGGGATAAEIAFRLRSYAQKIGGRQQLAIEKFADAIEEIPRALAENAGLDPIDILLKLRAEHAKGNKTYGINVFTGEIEDMVKNGVIEPIRVGKQAIESATEAAIMILRIDDVIATKSSGSSSNPSKSGSGSSESSED from the coding sequence ATGATAGCTGGACAACCTATATTCATTCTTAAGGAAGGTACTAAGAGAGAAAGCGGAAAAGACGCAATGAAGGAGAATATCGAAGCTGCAATTGCAATTTCAAATTCTGTCAGATCTAGTCTTGGCCCGAGGGGTATGGACAAGATGCTCGTAGACTCGCTCGGTGATATCGTCATCACCAACGATGGTGTAACGATACTAAAGGAGATGGACGTCGAGCACCCAGCCGCCAAGATGATGGTTGAGGTATCAAAGACGCAGGATTCATTCGTTGGTGATGGTACAACCACCGCCGTGATCATAGCGGGCGGCCTGCTCCAGCAGGCTCAGGGTCTGATAAATCAGAACGTTCACCCGACAGTTATATCAGAAGGATACAGGATGGCCTCTGAAGAGGCAAAGAGGGTGATCGATGAGGTATCGACAAAGATCGATAAGGATGAAAAGGCGCTCCTCATCAAGATGGCACAGACCTCACTGAACAGCAAGAGCGCATCAGTGGCCAAGGACAAGCTGGCTGAGATATCGTACGAGGCAGTCAAATCCGTAGCTGAGCTAAGGGACGGAAAATACTATGTGGACTTCGACAACATACAGGTAGTCAAGAAACAGGGTGGCGCAATAGATGACACACAGCTCATAAACGGTATAATAGTCGACAAGGAGAAGGTCCACCCAGGAATGCCTGATGTTGTGAAGGATGCCAAGATAGCACTGCTCGACGCACCTCTCGAGATAAAGAAGCCGGAGTTCGACACAAACCTCAGAATAGAGGACCCATCAATGATTCAGAAGTTCCTGGCTCAGGAAGAGAACATGCTCAGGGAGATGGTCGATAAGATCAAATCAGTTGGCGCAAACGTTGTGATTACCCAGAAGGGAATAGATGACATGGCACAGCACTATCTCTCAAGAGCCGGCATATACGCTGTACGCAGGGTAAAGAAGAGCGATATGGACAAGCTCGCCAAGGCAACGGGTGCATCCATAGTTTCAACCATAGATGAGATATCATCATCCGATCTCGGTTCAGCAGAGAAGGTGGAGCAGGTCAAGGTTGGCGAGGACTACATGACCTTCGTCACAGGCTGCAAGAATCCAAAGGCTGTGAGCATACTGGTAAGGGGAGAGACTGAACATGTCGTTGATGAGATGGAGAGATCCATTACCGACTCTCTGCACGTTGTGGCGAGCGCCCTCGAGGATGGAGCTTACACCGCAGGCGGAGGTGCAACGGCCGCAGAGATAGCTTTCAGGCTTAGATCATATGCGCAGAAGATAGGCGGAAGGCAGCAGCTTGCCATAGAGAAATTTGCAGATGCCATCGAGGAGATACCTAGGGCTCTGGCTGAGAACGCTGGACTTGACCCAATAGACATACTGCTGAAGCTCAGAGCGGAGCACGCCAAGGGTAACAAGACCTACGGTATCAACGTCTTCACCGGAGAGATAGAGGACATGGTGAAGAACGGCGTAATAGAGCCGATAAGGGTCGGAAAGCAGGCCATAGAGTCTGCCACAGAGGCCGCCATAATGATACTGCGCATAGATGATGTTATAGCGACCAAGTCAAGCGGTTCGTCAAGCAATCCGTCAAAGAGCGGAAGCGGCAGCAGTGAGTCATCCGAAGACTGA
- the rpl3p gene encoding 50S ribosomal protein L3 — translation MATPHHSRRGSMAYYPRVRAKSLDPKIRSWPEIKGEVKVQGFAGFKVGMTHVEMIDYRKKSVTAGQPILVPVTVVEVPPLDVIGYRLYDEDPEGNLVVTYETWAKDLDKEIFRKIPEVKKNVEREPPESYADVRIIVATRNKDVAGIPSKKPEIFELRIGGGNSLKDRLDYARNHLGKQIIFSDFSKAGKFVDVVSVTKGKGFTGHVKRFGVKLLPRKNRKHRRMIGTLGPWHPDWVRNTVPQAGQMGFQQRTISNVRVIKYGSKDDVDAINVRGGFLHYGMVKNDYVLLFGSIPGPAKRLIKMRDPARQKVPDIEEVKLEYVSLESKQGD, via the coding sequence ATGGCGACGCCTCATCATTCGAGAAGGGGGTCAATGGCATATTACCCCAGAGTAAGAGCGAAGAGTTTAGATCCAAAGATCCGTAGCTGGCCTGAGATAAAGGGAGAGGTAAAGGTACAGGGGTTCGCTGGATTCAAGGTTGGAATGACGCATGTGGAGATGATAGATTACAGGAAGAAGAGCGTCACAGCCGGACAGCCGATCCTTGTGCCTGTAACGGTTGTGGAAGTTCCGCCTCTCGATGTTATCGGTTATCGTCTTTATGACGAAGATCCGGAGGGGAATCTGGTCGTTACCTATGAAACATGGGCCAAGGATCTGGATAAGGAGATATTCAGGAAAATTCCTGAAGTCAAGAAAAATGTTGAAAGAGAACCGCCTGAATCATATGCTGATGTTAGGATAATAGTTGCTACAAGGAACAAGGATGTAGCTGGCATACCATCAAAGAAGCCGGAGATATTCGAATTGAGGATCGGCGGTGGCAATTCACTTAAGGATCGCCTGGACTACGCTAGGAATCATCTGGGTAAACAGATAATTTTCAGCGATTTCTCCAAGGCTGGAAAGTTTGTTGACGTGGTTTCAGTGACGAAAGGCAAGGGATTTACAGGCCACGTTAAGAGATTTGGAGTAAAACTGCTTCCAAGAAAGAACAGAAAGCACAGGAGGATGATAGGTACACTTGGTCCATGGCATCCTGACTGGGTAAGAAACACGGTCCCTCAGGCAGGTCAGATGGGATTCCAGCAGAGAACCATAAGCAACGTAAGAGTCATCAAATATGGGAGCAAGGATGACGTAGATGCTATAAATGTCCGTGGCGGTTTCCTCCATTACGGCATGGTGAAGAATGACTACGTTCTTCTGTTCGGTTCAATACCAGGACCTGCAAAGAGACTAATAAAGATGAGAGACCCAGCAAGGCAGAAGGTGCCAGACATAGAGGAAGTCAAACTTGAGTATGTATCATTGGAATCAAAACAGGGTGATTGA
- a CDS encoding 50S ribosomal protein L22 → MKGYSMEIEGNHARARIREAEISLKDSVNIAHHLRGMPLSRAKEIIDGVINKTYAIPYFRYLDSVSHRPGIGPGRYPVKAAKAFKQLLENVENNAEFKGMNTDNLIIRHIAANKGRMIKKYTPKAYGRAGANFKDLINLEVIVTEGSE, encoded by the coding sequence ATGAAAGGATATTCAATGGAAATTGAAGGAAATCATGCAAGGGCAAGGATAAGAGAGGCGGAAATTTCGTTAAAGGATTCCGTCAATATCGCACATCATCTTAGAGGTATGCCACTCTCAAGGGCGAAGGAAATAATCGATGGTGTCATAAATAAAACATATGCAATACCCTATTTCAGATATCTAGACTCGGTTTCCCATAGACCGGGGATCGGCCCTGGGAGATATCCAGTCAAGGCGGCAAAGGCATTCAAGCAGTTGCTGGAAAATGTCGAGAACAACGCTGAGTTCAAGGGAATGAACACGGATAATCTTATCATCCGACACATAGCAGCAAACAAGGGCAGGATGATCAAGAAGTACACGCCAAAAGCCTATGGAAGGGCGGGTGCAAATTTCAAAGATCTAATCAACTTGGAGGTAATAGTCACGGAGGGATCAGAATGA